From a single Pseudophryne corroboree isolate aPseCor3 chromosome 6, aPseCor3.hap2, whole genome shotgun sequence genomic region:
- the LOC134934842 gene encoding histone H2B 1.1-like: protein MPDPAKSAPAPKKGSKKAVTKTQKKDGKKRRKSRKESYAIYVYKVLKQVHPDTGISSKAMGIMNSFVNDIFERIAGEASRLAHYNKRSTITSREIQTAVRLLLPGELAKHAVSEGTKAVTKYTSAK, encoded by the coding sequence ATGCCTGATCCAGCAAAGTCTGCCCCAGCGCCTAAGAAAGGCTCTAAGAAAGCGGTGACCAAGACCCAGAAGAAGGATGGGAAGAAGCGTAGGaagagcaggaaggagagttacgccatttacgtctacaaggtgctgaagcaggtgcaccctgacaccggcatctcctccaaggctatgggcatcatgaactcctttgtcaaTGACATCTTTGAGCGCATTGCCGGAGAAGCTTCCcgcctggctcactacaacaagcgctcgaccatcacctcccgggagatccagaccgccgtacgcctgctgctgccgggagagctggccaagcacgccgtgtccgagggcaccaaggcCGTCACCAAGTACACCAGCGCCAAGTAA
- the LOC134936394 gene encoding histone H3 yields the protein MARTKQTARKSTGGKAPRKQLATKAARKSAPATGGVKKPHRYRPGTVALREIRRYQKSTELLIRKLPFQRLVREIAQDFKTDLRFQSSAVMALQEASEAYLVGLFEDTNLCAIHAKRVTIMPKDIQLARRIRGERA from the coding sequence ATGGCCAGGACCAAGCAGACCGCTCGCAAGTCTACTGGAGGGAAAGCTCCCCGAAAGCAGCTGGCAACCAAAGCCGCCCGGAAGAGCGCCCCAGCTACCGGAGGTGTGAAGAAGCCTCACCGTTACCGTCCAGGGACTGTTGCCCTTCGAGAGATCCGCCGCTATCAGAAGTCAACAGAGCTGCTGatccgcaagctgcccttccagcggCTGGTGCGGGAGATCGCCCAGGACTTCAAGACCGACCTGCGTTTCCAGAGTTCCGCCGTCATGGCCCTACAAGAGGCCAGCGAGGCTTATCTGGTGGGGCTTTTCGAGGACACCAACCTGTGCGCCATCCACGCCAAGAGGGTGaccatcatgcccaaagacatccagctggcccgcaggatccgaggggagagggcatag
- the LOC134936391 gene encoding histone H1B-like, which translates to MAETAPAASGVPISEGEAKKKRQPKKAAGGAKKSSKSSGPSVSELIVKAVAASKERSGVSLAALKKALAAGGYDVERNNSRIKVGVKGLVTKGTLTQVKGTGASGSLKLNKQVESKKAAQKPKKPAAKKVATSPKKPKKAPSAAKSPKKVKKPAKAAAAKIPKKPKTVKPKKAAKSPAKKAAKPKSAKSPAKKALKPKAAKSPAKKAAKPKKTAAKK; encoded by the coding sequence ATGGCAGAAACTGCACCAGCCGCCTCCGGTGTCCCTATATCAGAGGGCGAGGccaaaaagaagaggcagccgaagAAAGCTGCAGGGGGAGCTAAGAAAAGCTCCAAATCTTCCGGACCCAGCGTCTCCGAGCTGATTGTAAAAGCCGTGGCCGCCTCCAAGGAGCGCAGTGGAGTTTCTCTTgccgccctgaagaaggctctggctgccggaggctacgatgtggagaggaacaacAGCCGCATCAAAGTGGGGGTGAAAGGATTGGTGACCAAAGGAACTCTCACCCAGGTGAAAGGCACCGGCGCTTCCGGCTCCTTAAAACTCAATAAGCAGGTGGAAAGCAAGAAGGCCGCCCAGAAGCCCAAGAAACCAGCGGCAAAGAAAGTGGCCACATCTCCGAAGAAGCCCAAGAAAGCTCCGAGTGCAGCCAAGAGCCCCAAGAAGGTGAAGAAACCCGCAAAAGCGGCTGCTGCCAAAATCCCAAAGAAGCCTAAAACTGTGAAGCCTAAGAAGGCGGCCAAGAGTCCCGCCAAGAAGGCAGCGAAGCCCAAATCCGCCAAGAGTCCGGCTAAGAAGGCACTGAAACCCAAAGCGGCAAAAAGCCCGGCCAAGAAGGCAGCTAAGCCCAAGAAAACTGCGGCCAAGAAGTGA
- the LOC134934326 gene encoding histone H2B 1.1-like → MPDPAKSAPAPKKGSKKAVTKTQKKDGKKRRKSRKESYAIYVYKVLKQIQTAVRLLLPGELAKHAVSEGTKAVTKYTSAK, encoded by the exons ATGCCTGATCCAGCGAAGTCTGCTCCGGCGCCCAAGAAAGGCTCTAAGAAAGCAGTGACCAAGACCCAGAAGAAGGATGGGAAGAAGCGTAGAaagagcaggaaggagagttacgccatttatgtctacaaggtgctgaagcag atccagaccgccgtacgcctgctgctgccgggagagctggccaagcacgccgtgtccgagggcaccaaggcCGTCACCAAGTACACCAGCGCCAAGTAA
- the LOC134936393 gene encoding histone H2A type 1-like, with protein MFWRYFFQLKKRSFFVISLNLTSMSGRGKQGGKTRAKAKTRSSRAGLQFPVGRVHRLLRKGNYAERVGAGAPVYLAAVLEYLTAEILELAGNAARDNKKTRIIPRHLQLAVRNDEELNKLLGGVTIAQGGVLPNIQAVLLPKKTESHKSAKSK; from the coding sequence ATGTTTTGGAGATATTTCTTTCAGTTGAAAAAGAGGTCTTTTTTTGTTATCTCATTGAACCTCACAAGCATGTCTGGAAGAGGGAAACAAGGCGGCAAGACCCGTGCTAAGGCAAAGACTCGTTCATCCCGTGCCGGTCTCCAGTTCCCAGTCGGTCGAGTTCACCGTCTGCTGAGGAAAGGTAATTATGCCGAGCGAGTGGGAGCCGGTGCACCGGTCTATCTGGCCGCGGTGCTGGAGTATCTGACGGCTGAGATTTTGGAGCTCGCCGGAAACGCCGCCCGCGACAACAAGAAGACCCGCATCatcccccgccacctgcagctggctgtACGCAACGACGAAGAGCTCAATAAGCTGCTCGGTGGTGTGACCATCGCCCAgggaggcgttctgcccaacatccaGGCTGTACTGCTGCCCAAGAAGACTGAGAGCCACAAATCGGCCAAGAGCAAGTAA
- the LOC134936395 gene encoding histone H3, with product MARTKQTARKSTGGKAPRKQLATKAARKSAPATGGVKKPHRYRPGTVALREIRRYQKSTELLIRKLPFQRLVREIAQDFKTDLRFQSSAVMALQEASEAYLVGLFEDTNLCAIHAKRVTIMPKDIQLARRIRGERA from the coding sequence ATGGCCAGGACCAAGCAAACAGCGCGGAAGTCCACCGGCGGGAAAGCTCCCCGCAAACAGTTAGCCACCAAAGCCGCCCGGAAAAGTGCCCCAGCTACTGGCGGCGTGAAGAAGCCTCACCGCTACCGTCCCGGGACTGTTGCTCTCAGAGAGATCCGCCGCTACCAAAAATCCACTGAACTGCTGatccgcaagctgcccttccagcgtCTGGTGCGGGAGATCGCCCAGGATTTCAAGACCGACCTGCGCTTCCAGAGCTCCGCCGTCATGGCCCTACAAGAGGCCAGTGAGGCTTATCTGGTGGGGCTTTTCGAGGACACCAACCTGTGCGCCATCCACGCCAAGAGGGTGaccatcatgcccaaagacatccaGCTAGCCCGCAGAATccgaggggagagggcatag
- the LOC134934327 gene encoding histone H4 produces the protein MSGRGKGGKGLGKGGAKRHRKVLRDNIQGITKPAIRRLARRGGVKRISGLIYEETRGVLKVFLENVIRDAVTYTEHAKRKTVTAMDVVYALKRQGRTLYGFGG, from the coding sequence ATGTCAGGCAGAGGTAAAGGCGGTAAGGGGCTCGGGAAAGGAGGCGCCAAGCGCCACAGGAAGGTGCTGCGGGATAACATCCAGGGCATCACCAAGCCTGCTATCCGCCGTCTAGCACGGAGAGGAGGCGTGAAGCGCATCTCCGGCCTCATCTACGAGGAGACCCGCGGGGTGCTGAAGGTGTTTCTGGAGAACGTGATCCGGGACGCCGTCACTTACACCGAGCACGCCAAGAGGAAGACTGTCACCGCtatggatgtggtctatgctctcaagcgccagggACGCACTCTGTATGGCTTCGGAGGCTAA